A window from Hymenobacter volaticus encodes these proteins:
- a CDS encoding YsnF/AvaK domain-containing protein, translating into MDTTTDSLSADTSGRLPNAPLTTPIVVPVIEEQAVVHREVVESGRVRLSKIVHEHEEAINLALQHEEVNVERVPLNQYVADEATAPVVRYEGDTLVIPVVREVVVKRLLLVEELRVTKHRVETQETQTVTLRSEQIQVERIAPDGTTSSLPNSLNQTL; encoded by the coding sequence ATGGATACCACAACCGACTCTTTATCCGCCGACACCTCTGGTCGGCTTCCTAATGCTCCTCTAACCACTCCTATAGTGGTGCCCGTAATAGAGGAACAAGCTGTAGTTCACCGCGAAGTGGTGGAAAGCGGCCGGGTGCGCCTATCCAAAATTGTGCACGAGCACGAAGAGGCTATTAACCTCGCTTTGCAACACGAAGAAGTGAATGTAGAGCGTGTACCTCTCAACCAATATGTAGCGGATGAGGCTACCGCTCCTGTTGTTCGCTACGAAGGCGACACCCTGGTCATTCCGGTGGTGCGCGAAGTAGTGGTGAAGCGCTTACTCCTTGTAGAGGAGTTGCGTGTGACCAAGCACCGGGTTGAAACCCAAGAAACACAAACTGTAACTCTGCGCAGCGAGCAGATACAGGTCGAGCGCATTGCGCCCGATGGTACAACGTCTTCCCTTCCCAATTCCCTTAACCAAACACTTTAA
- a CDS encoding DinB family protein translates to MLTDTLAPLAQTLVAELDDELQTTRRVLARAPEAHFSWQPHPKSMTLGHLTSHITDLMGGIAHTLHTTEVDLAHFLEQEEHPATTTAELLLRLDTNGAAARDALSIATPDDFEQLWTMRHGDQVLMTNTRAEVVRHLISHMAHHRGQLSVYLRLLDVPVPAIYGPSADEQMFQG, encoded by the coding sequence ATGCTTACCGACACGCTAGCCCCCCTCGCCCAGACCCTGGTAGCCGAGCTCGACGACGAGTTGCAAACCACCCGCCGTGTGCTGGCCCGTGCCCCCGAAGCGCACTTCAGCTGGCAGCCCCACCCCAAGTCCATGACTCTCGGGCACTTGACTTCACACATCACCGACCTGATGGGCGGCATTGCCCACACCCTCCACACCACCGAGGTGGACCTGGCTCATTTTCTGGAACAGGAGGAACATCCTGCCACCACCACTGCCGAGCTACTCTTGCGCCTCGATACCAATGGAGCCGCTGCCCGCGACGCCCTTAGCATCGCCACCCCCGACGATTTCGAGCAGCTCTGGACCATGCGCCACGGCGACCAAGTATTGATGACCAACACCCGGGCTGAAGTTGTTCGGCACCTCATTAGCCACATGGCGCACCACCGCGGCCAGCTCAGCGTGTACCTGCGCCTACTGGATGTACCCGTGCCTGCTATCTACGGCCCCTCCGCCGACGAGCAGATGTTTCAGGGCTAA
- a CDS encoding cyclase family protein: MSGWLDLTTPISDGMAYWPDNAPVHIKKTLSIQRGDAANVTEMSLSVHTATHVDAALHFLDDGADVAALDLNTLIGPAHVVAIQDPHFITREELEGLLLQPGERLLFKTRNSDQEWAQAPFNPDFVRVRADAAEWLREQGVVCVGVDYLSVGPADTHNILLKAGISIIEGLALQHVEPGLYDLVCLPLKISGADGAPARVIARPRLSSDAVSI, from the coding sequence ATGTCCGGCTGGCTTGACCTCACTACCCCGATTTCCGATGGCATGGCCTATTGGCCCGACAACGCCCCGGTCCACATCAAAAAGACGCTGAGCATCCAGCGCGGTGATGCCGCCAACGTGACGGAAATGAGCCTTAGCGTGCACACGGCCACTCACGTCGATGCCGCGCTGCACTTTCTCGATGATGGTGCCGACGTGGCCGCGCTGGACCTGAACACACTTATCGGACCGGCGCACGTGGTAGCCATTCAAGACCCACACTTCATTACGCGTGAAGAACTAGAAGGCTTGCTGTTGCAACCAGGCGAACGACTACTTTTCAAAACCCGCAACTCCGACCAGGAGTGGGCCCAAGCTCCCTTCAACCCCGATTTTGTGCGCGTCCGTGCCGATGCGGCCGAGTGGCTGCGCGAGCAAGGCGTAGTGTGCGTTGGCGTCGATTATCTGTCCGTAGGCCCCGCCGACACGCACAATATTTTGCTCAAAGCGGGCATCAGCATCATTGAGGGCTTGGCGCTGCAACACGTAGAGCCCGGCCTCTATGACCTTGTGTGCCTACCCCTAAAAATTAGCGGTGCTGATGGCGCCCCCGCCCGTGTCATCGCCCGGCCCCGGCTAAGCAGTGACGCAGTATCTATTTAA
- a CDS encoding PD-(D/E)XK nuclease-like domain-containing protein: MTEPNPTPRPELLRVPYDDYRALPAIANSDLSRLRDALHGRPPRSSSSQGALGLGTAFHTALLEPDLYEPGLPGINDSLIWWMVDGVKLNPELSKLLEIGMPEPSCIFTEPTTGTLCKLRADLIIDQPGQPYTIVDFKTTLARDHDHFYSQCTGYDYDRQAAFYSDALNADRFLLVGVQKVEPFSLFVIEVPPHMLAEGRSKYLRLLKLLHPDTLVPSAVAGAIREVRDSLLGDE; the protein is encoded by the coding sequence GTGACTGAACCAAATCCTACCCCGCGTCCCGAGCTGCTACGCGTCCCCTACGACGACTACCGAGCACTACCTGCCATTGCCAACTCCGACCTGTCGCGGCTGCGCGATGCCCTGCATGGCCGCCCACCCCGCTCCAGTAGTTCGCAGGGCGCTTTAGGCTTGGGCACGGCTTTCCATACCGCACTGCTAGAGCCCGATTTGTATGAGCCAGGTTTGCCGGGCATCAACGATAGTTTGATTTGGTGGATGGTAGATGGCGTGAAACTCAATCCGGAGCTAAGCAAGCTACTGGAAATCGGTATGCCCGAGCCGAGCTGCATCTTCACCGAGCCCACCACGGGCACCCTTTGCAAGCTCCGCGCCGACCTGATCATCGACCAGCCCGGCCAACCCTACACCATCGTGGATTTCAAAACCACCCTGGCCCGCGACCATGACCACTTCTACTCGCAGTGCACTGGCTACGATTACGACCGCCAAGCTGCTTTCTACTCCGATGCGCTGAACGCCGACCGTTTCTTGCTAGTAGGCGTGCAGAAAGTGGAGCCGTTTAGCTTGTTCGTGATTGAGGTGCCCCCGCATATGCTGGCTGAGGGACGCAGCAAATACCTGCGGCTCCTCAAACTCCTGCACCCCGACACGCTAGTGCCAAGCGCCGTTGCCGGGGCCATCCGCGAGGTGCGCGACTCGTTGCTAGGAGACGAATAG
- a CDS encoding TIGR02594 family protein translates to MATLPQKYQWLREETGPRMIKEALAELGTVELAGAANNPTIIRWAQETGLKSVAQMYVADSIPWCGLFMAVVAKRAAKSPVKDPLWALNWGTFGVFTKTPMLGDVLVFVRRTANGSRAGHVGLYVGEDETAYHVLGGNQGDCVCVTRMPKQRLYTARRPSYKVQPANVRPVHLAATGVMSHSEA, encoded by the coding sequence ATGGCAACGCTTCCCCAAAAATATCAGTGGTTGAGAGAAGAAACTGGTCCGCGCATGATTAAAGAAGCGTTGGCCGAGTTAGGTACCGTCGAGTTGGCAGGAGCTGCCAACAACCCCACCATTATCCGTTGGGCACAAGAGACAGGCCTCAAAAGTGTCGCGCAGATGTACGTGGCCGACAGCATTCCGTGGTGCGGGCTCTTTATGGCCGTGGTGGCCAAGCGGGCGGCCAAGTCGCCGGTGAAAGACCCTCTGTGGGCGCTGAACTGGGGCACGTTTGGTGTGTTCACGAAGACACCCATGCTCGGCGACGTACTGGTGTTTGTGCGCCGCACTGCCAATGGTAGCCGCGCCGGGCACGTGGGGCTGTATGTGGGCGAAGACGAAACCGCCTACCACGTACTCGGCGGCAACCAAGGCGACTGTGTGTGCGTGACCCGCATGCCGAAACAACGCCTTTACACGGCCCGACGCCCTAGTTATAAGGTGCAACCCGCCAACGTGCGCCCCGTCCATCTGGCTGCCACGGGCGTCATGTCGCACAGCGAAGCTTAA
- a CDS encoding SDR family NAD(P)-dependent oxidoreductase, protein MTDNQKYALITGATSGIGYELAKLFAQDHYNLVLVARNEQELENKATEFRQQYGIEVVPIARDLFQREAPFQVYEQVQGLGIQIDALVNDAGQGQYGEFVETDIYRELDIIQLNIGAYVVLTKCFLKEMVARGDGKILQVSSIGGELPGPLQAVYHGTKAFVTSFTEAIREETKDKGVTITALLPGVTDTDFFNKADMNQSKLVAEGSKADPAEVAKDGYEALLAGKDKIISGLKNKAMVYSSNLMPDDMVAANMHEQGKPVDESK, encoded by the coding sequence ATGACAGACAACCAAAAATACGCCCTCATAACAGGGGCCACCAGCGGCATTGGCTACGAGCTGGCCAAGCTTTTCGCGCAAGACCACTACAACCTGGTGTTGGTGGCCCGCAACGAGCAGGAACTGGAAAACAAAGCCACCGAATTTCGGCAACAGTACGGAATAGAGGTGGTGCCTATCGCCCGGGACTTGTTTCAGCGCGAAGCGCCATTTCAAGTTTACGAGCAGGTACAAGGCTTAGGTATTCAGATTGATGCGCTAGTGAATGACGCTGGCCAAGGCCAATACGGTGAGTTCGTGGAAACCGATATTTACCGGGAACTGGACATCATTCAACTCAACATCGGTGCCTATGTGGTCTTAACCAAATGCTTCCTGAAAGAAATGGTAGCCCGCGGAGACGGCAAGATTTTGCAAGTATCGAGCATTGGGGGTGAGCTGCCAGGCCCGCTGCAAGCAGTGTACCACGGCACCAAGGCCTTTGTGACGTCGTTTACGGAAGCCATCCGGGAGGAAACCAAAGACAAGGGCGTAACCATCACGGCCCTACTGCCCGGCGTAACCGACACCGACTTCTTCAACAAAGCCGACATGAACCAGTCGAAGCTAGTTGCGGAAGGCAGCAAAGCCGACCCCGCCGAAGTGGCCAAAGACGGTTACGAGGCCCTGCTAGCTGGTAAAGACAAAATCATTTCGGGCCTGAAAAACAAGGCCATGGTTTACAGCAGCAACCTCATGCCCGACGATATGGTGGCCGCTAATATGCACGAGCAAGGCAAGCCCGTAGACGAAAGCAAGTAG
- a CDS encoding helix-turn-helix transcriptional regulator, translating into MNRFDRITAILIQLQARRMVKGQDLAERFGVSLRTIYRDLRTLEEAGVPLCGEAGVGYSLAEGYRLPPVMFTREEATALVTAEKLVVQLTDAHTAQLSRGAMDKLRAVLRRTDRDYIEEVSPRITILASRTQPTAMPLAANVHQLLLTGIVSRQVVSLDYRAGYHGAPTQREVEPIGIYFGQNWHVVAFCRLRQEYRDFRLDRIAQLRLLDEQFAPRPETLHSYWQQLAERRQQYPAVVRFAPGALPHFEENKHYFGWAHEQTLPDGWLEVTFLTGQLQSLACWLLLFTGRAKVVSPPTLQQQLRELAVAAYECFGKE; encoded by the coding sequence ATGAATCGTTTCGACCGAATAACGGCTATTCTGATACAGCTCCAAGCCCGGCGCATGGTAAAGGGGCAAGACCTGGCGGAGCGGTTTGGGGTAAGCCTACGCACGATTTACCGCGACCTGCGCACCTTAGAAGAAGCCGGCGTGCCGCTGTGCGGCGAAGCAGGGGTTGGCTATTCCCTGGCCGAAGGCTACCGACTGCCGCCCGTCATGTTCACGCGCGAAGAAGCCACCGCCCTCGTCACTGCCGAAAAGCTGGTGGTGCAGCTCACCGACGCTCATACCGCACAGCTCAGCCGGGGCGCCATGGACAAGCTGCGCGCCGTGCTGCGCCGCACCGACCGGGATTATATCGAAGAAGTAAGCCCGCGCATCACTATTCTGGCGAGCCGGACGCAGCCAACGGCCATGCCGTTGGCCGCCAACGTTCATCAACTCCTGCTTACGGGCATCGTGAGCCGGCAGGTGGTTTCGCTGGATTATCGGGCGGGCTACCACGGCGCGCCCACCCAGCGCGAGGTCGAGCCTATTGGCATCTATTTCGGGCAGAACTGGCACGTCGTAGCGTTTTGCCGCCTGCGCCAAGAATACCGCGACTTCCGCCTCGACCGGATAGCGCAGCTCCGCCTCCTCGACGAGCAGTTTGCGCCCCGCCCCGAAACGCTGCACTCGTACTGGCAGCAGCTAGCGGAGCGGCGCCAGCAGTACCCGGCCGTCGTGCGCTTCGCGCCGGGAGCCTTGCCTCATTTCGAAGAAAACAAGCATTACTTCGGTTGGGCACACGAGCAAACCCTACCCGATGGCTGGCTGGAAGTGACCTTCCTGACGGGTCAGTTGCAGAGTTTGGCTTGCTGGCTGTTGCTCTTCACCGGCCGGGCCAAAGTGGTGTCGCCGCCAACTTTGCAGCAGCAATTGCGCGAACTGGCCGTGGCCGCCTACGAGTGTTTTGGGAAGGAATAG
- a CDS encoding SDR family oxidoreductase: MSSPAATPRLQNQVALVTGASSGIGAGVAIAMAAEGASVVVNYAHSPEGAEQVVDEITKAGGKAIAIKADVSKEDEVLAMFDEIRKEFGTLHILVNNSGIQVDAPLLEMTLEQWQKVIDVNLTGQFLCAREAAREFVKRGPQPEISKATGKIICMSSVHEVIPWAGHVNYATSKGGIMQLMKTMAQELAPHKIRVNSIGPGAIATPINESARDTPEEEKSLLTLIPYGRIGEPADIGSVAVWLASDESDYVTGITLFADGGMTLYPGFADNG; encoded by the coding sequence ATGTCTTCGCCTGCTGCAACCCCACGTTTGCAAAACCAAGTAGCCCTAGTAACCGGAGCCAGCTCCGGCATCGGAGCCGGAGTAGCCATAGCCATGGCCGCCGAAGGAGCCTCTGTCGTTGTCAACTATGCCCACAGCCCCGAAGGAGCCGAACAAGTGGTAGACGAAATCACGAAGGCCGGCGGCAAAGCCATTGCCATCAAAGCCGACGTAAGCAAAGAAGACGAGGTGCTGGCCATGTTCGATGAAATCCGTAAGGAGTTTGGAACGCTGCACATCCTCGTCAACAACTCCGGTATTCAGGTGGATGCGCCCCTACTGGAAATGACGCTGGAGCAGTGGCAGAAGGTAATCGACGTGAACTTGACCGGCCAGTTTCTGTGCGCCCGCGAGGCCGCGCGCGAGTTTGTCAAGCGCGGCCCGCAGCCCGAAATTTCCAAGGCTACCGGCAAGATTATCTGCATGAGTTCGGTGCACGAAGTGATTCCGTGGGCCGGCCACGTCAACTACGCCACCAGCAAAGGCGGCATCATGCAGCTTATGAAAACGATGGCGCAGGAGCTAGCGCCCCACAAGATTCGGGTGAACAGCATCGGCCCCGGCGCCATTGCCACCCCCATCAACGAGTCGGCCCGCGACACGCCCGAGGAAGAGAAGAGCCTGCTCACCCTCATTCCCTACGGCCGCATCGGCGAGCCCGCTGACATTGGCAGCGTAGCCGTCTGGCTAGCCTCCGATGAATCGGATTACGTCACCGGTATCACCCTGTTCGCCGACGGCGGCATGACTCTCTACCCCGGCTTCGCCGACAACGGTTGA
- a CDS encoding PLP-dependent cysteine synthase family protein, with translation MSVATCAPQAVPVSFLTGVRATSARWSSAAGAEFLPSSKAVRAEELEHPATACCLSPELAEKFNHLWHLVGNTPMLELHYHYQGLPGRIYVKCEHYNLTGSLKDRMALHILQEAYKRGEIKPGDTIVEATSGNTGIAFAAIGRALGHPVRILMPDWLSAERVNIIRSLGAEITLISKAQGGFLGSIQLAEEIAASRTDVFLPRQFENKLNAQAHARTTGVEIWQQLNGLGRTPNAFVAGVGTGGTVMGVGSYLRSKNPAVRIHPLEPAESPTLTTGYKVGSHRIQGISDEFIPALVRLDKLDAVVQANDGDAILMAQKLATQLGLAVGISSGANVIGAIRLAAELGPDATVVTLLCDSNKKYLSTDLLREEPVRAGYLAPEIEFTRYQPISRLAVV, from the coding sequence ATGTCCGTTGCTACCTGCGCTCCTCAAGCTGTACCCGTTTCTTTTCTCACTGGCGTCCGCGCTACTTCTGCCCGGTGGTCGTCTGCGGCAGGAGCAGAGTTCCTTCCAAGTTCTAAGGCCGTCCGGGCAGAAGAATTAGAGCATCCGGCCACGGCTTGTTGTTTGTCGCCGGAGCTAGCCGAGAAGTTCAACCACTTGTGGCATTTGGTAGGCAACACGCCCATGCTGGAACTGCACTACCATTACCAGGGCCTGCCCGGCCGCATCTACGTGAAGTGTGAGCACTATAACCTGACGGGCAGCCTCAAGGATCGGATGGCGTTGCATATCTTGCAGGAAGCGTACAAAAGAGGCGAAATCAAGCCGGGCGACACTATAGTGGAGGCCACTAGCGGCAATACCGGCATTGCCTTTGCCGCCATTGGCCGGGCCCTTGGCCACCCAGTCCGCATCCTGATGCCCGACTGGCTGAGCGCCGAACGAGTCAACATTATTCGGAGCTTGGGCGCCGAAATAACCTTGATTAGCAAAGCCCAAGGCGGCTTTTTGGGCAGCATCCAGTTGGCCGAAGAAATAGCTGCTTCGCGCACGGATGTGTTTCTGCCCCGGCAATTCGAAAACAAGCTCAATGCCCAAGCGCATGCCCGCACCACGGGCGTCGAGATATGGCAGCAGCTTAACGGCCTGGGGCGCACCCCCAATGCTTTCGTGGCGGGGGTGGGCACGGGCGGCACCGTGATGGGGGTTGGTAGCTATTTGCGAAGCAAGAACCCGGCAGTACGGATTCATCCCTTAGAGCCCGCTGAGTCACCCACGCTTACTACGGGCTACAAAGTGGGCTCGCACCGCATTCAAGGCATCTCCGACGAGTTCATTCCGGCCCTCGTGCGCCTCGACAAGCTTGATGCGGTGGTGCAAGCCAACGATGGCGATGCTATTTTGATGGCGCAAAAACTAGCCACGCAGCTCGGCTTAGCGGTTGGCATTTCGTCGGGGGCCAACGTTATTGGGGCAATTCGGCTGGCCGCAGAACTCGGGCCGGATGCTACCGTGGTTACGCTACTCTGCGACAGCAACAAAAAGTACCTGAGCACCGATTTGTTGCGCGAAGAGCCCGTGCGCGCGGGGTATTTGGCTCCCGAAATAGAGTTTACGCGCTACCAGCCCATCAGCCGCCTTGCGGTGGTGTGA
- a CDS encoding helix-turn-helix domain-containing protein, with protein sequence MQDNQQRVALQLLAYAAQKDVPITRLCQLAGIEFEALKQSQGTTPTAKQMSDLWRNAVHLSRDELLGLHLGEALQVAALGIVGELVRSSRTVGEALTHAAAYIHLLTDLFLMEVRPTATAFEVQLVPMPKQEHEDAFVARQLRDVLLALLLHEVNGLVLAKIQPRQVRLQVSAAELPEYQRVLRCDTITPADDIALVFDERYWHEPILTANYELQRLLLEKAASAQTTFAERQPIGTRITRYLLANANMGIPSLEDIAANFNTSVRNMQRKLREENLTYQQLADDVRKELALHYLHTSAHPLKEVSYMLGYNELSAFSRAFKRWTGHTPGGYQKRSALPA encoded by the coding sequence ATGCAAGACAATCAGCAACGAGTGGCCCTGCAATTGCTAGCCTACGCCGCACAAAAAGACGTGCCCATAACCCGGCTGTGCCAACTAGCCGGCATCGAGTTTGAAGCGCTAAAGCAGAGCCAAGGCACTACTCCTACAGCCAAGCAAATGAGTGACTTGTGGCGCAACGCGGTGCATCTAAGCCGCGACGAGCTTCTAGGGCTACACTTAGGTGAAGCGCTGCAAGTAGCCGCGCTAGGCATCGTCGGTGAGCTGGTGCGTAGCAGCCGCACCGTGGGCGAAGCCCTGACGCATGCGGCCGCCTACATTCACCTGCTCACCGACTTGTTCCTGATGGAAGTGCGCCCCACGGCTACCGCGTTTGAAGTGCAGCTAGTACCCATGCCCAAGCAAGAGCACGAAGACGCGTTTGTGGCTCGGCAGCTGCGGGATGTGCTGCTAGCGTTGCTACTGCACGAAGTCAACGGGCTAGTGCTAGCCAAAATCCAGCCTCGGCAAGTACGCCTGCAAGTCAGCGCCGCCGAACTACCCGAGTACCAACGGGTACTGCGCTGCGACACGATAACCCCGGCCGACGATATAGCCCTAGTTTTCGATGAGCGTTATTGGCACGAGCCCATCCTCACGGCCAATTACGAGTTGCAGCGGTTGCTGCTCGAGAAGGCCGCTTCGGCGCAAACAACCTTCGCGGAGCGCCAACCGATAGGCACCAGAATAACCCGGTATCTGCTGGCCAATGCCAACATGGGCATCCCATCATTGGAAGACATTGCAGCCAACTTCAACACCAGCGTCCGTAACATGCAGCGCAAGCTGCGCGAGGAAAACCTTACCTACCAGCAGTTAGCCGACGACGTGCGCAAGGAATTAGCGCTGCACTACTTGCACACCAGCGCGCATCCTCTCAAAGAGGTGTCGTACATGCTTGGCTACAACGAGTTAAGCGCTTTTTCAAGGGCTTTCAAACGCTGGACCGGCCACACGCCGGGCGGCTATCAGAAGCGTAGCGCGTTGCCTGCCTGA
- a CDS encoding YsnF/AvaK domain-containing protein, translated as MSQTVVGIFDTAAEAQNAAQQLQAAGFSLDHVDVSNRSAQSTSGSDSSNYTNTSGTATEGVADAAGRTGDGIGNFFSNLFGGDEYDDTQRYSHVARSAGSIVTVHAHSAENAHQAAEILDAAGAIDVNERATQSGYQSSGGQAYAETNSNTGTEGMSAKVIEENLQVGKRVEQTGGARLRSRIVERPVEASVRLREEHVTVQRNPVNRPATEADFNTFKEGDIEVTESAERAVVGKEARVVEEVTLGKEVTEREETIHDTVRKTEVDVERIEGTTGTTGTTGTTGTAYDADDTTTRR; from the coding sequence ATGAGCCAGACAGTAGTAGGAATTTTCGACACAGCCGCCGAAGCGCAGAATGCAGCCCAACAACTCCAAGCCGCTGGTTTTAGCCTCGACCACGTAGACGTATCTAACCGCAGCGCCCAATCCACTTCGGGTTCCGACTCAAGCAATTACACCAATACGAGCGGTACTGCTACCGAAGGCGTTGCTGATGCAGCAGGCCGCACCGGTGACGGTATTGGCAACTTCTTCAGCAACCTGTTCGGTGGCGACGAGTACGACGATACGCAGCGCTACTCACACGTAGCTCGCTCGGCGGGTTCTATTGTAACGGTACACGCTCATTCAGCTGAAAATGCACACCAGGCAGCCGAAATTTTGGACGCCGCTGGTGCCATCGACGTAAACGAGCGCGCCACGCAATCGGGCTACCAGTCTTCGGGCGGTCAGGCGTATGCTGAAACCAACAGCAACACCGGTACCGAAGGCATGTCGGCCAAGGTTATCGAAGAAAACCTGCAGGTAGGCAAGCGGGTAGAGCAAACGGGCGGTGCTCGTCTGCGTAGCCGCATCGTAGAGCGCCCTGTAGAAGCTAGCGTTCGTTTGCGCGAAGAGCACGTAACGGTGCAGCGTAACCCAGTAAACCGCCCAGCTACCGAAGCTGACTTCAATACCTTTAAAGAAGGCGACATTGAAGTAACTGAAAGCGCTGAGCGCGCCGTAGTAGGCAAAGAAGCTCGCGTGGTAGAAGAAGTAACCCTCGGCAAAGAAGTAACCGAGCGTGAAGAAACCATCCACGACACCGTACGCAAAACCGAAGTAGACGTGGAGCGCATCGAAGGCACCACGGGTACGACCGGTACTACTGGCACCACCGGTACTGCTTACGACGCCGACGACACGACGACCCGCCGCTAG
- a CDS encoding FAD-dependent oxidoreductase, whose product MTDTVLIIGAGAAGLYAARTLAQAGRRVVVLEARNRPGGRIHTFTDVGFSAPTEAGAEFMHGAVPLTRGLLDEADLTNFPTTGTTYQVIKGHLHESEDFIQEVPQLLEQLHALPHDMPLAEFLTEHFGEEQYAPCASR is encoded by the coding sequence ATGACTGATACAGTGCTTATTATTGGAGCTGGCGCCGCCGGATTGTATGCCGCTCGTACGCTAGCCCAGGCCGGCCGCCGCGTGGTAGTACTAGAAGCCCGCAACCGCCCCGGCGGCCGGATTCACACCTTTACCGATGTTGGTTTTTCAGCCCCTACTGAGGCGGGAGCCGAATTTATGCACGGCGCCGTGCCCCTGACACGGGGTTTGCTCGACGAAGCGGACCTAACCAACTTCCCCACCACCGGTACCACGTACCAAGTAATTAAGGGGCATCTCCACGAATCAGAAGATTTTATTCAGGAGGTGCCGCAGCTACTCGAACAGTTGCACGCTCTGCCCCACGATATGCCGCTGGCTGAGTTTCTTACTGAACACTTCGGCGAGGAACAGTACGCCCCATGCGCGAGCAGGTAA
- a CDS encoding flavin monoamine oxidase family protein yields MREQVTRFAEGYDAADAQRASSFALREELSGGGFDDSPHPEGTYGNLIARLVTDVEKAGGTFHFATAVREIRWQAGHVEVHTTDGRSFQAAQALLTVPLGIWQAPADSPSYIRIAPELPKHRAAAASLGYGAVIKVLLEFKDTFWQQASPQLTQPMPDLSFLFSDAPFPTWWSQLPDPRPLLTGWLAGPAATRLRATPDETLLAQALDSLASLLGTTPAFLRSQLVAHRVVNWAADPYALGAYAYTTVGASEGRATLATPVVNTLFIAGEGVYDGPYIGTVEAAFTSGADAAHQILNP; encoded by the coding sequence ATGCGCGAGCAGGTAACGCGCTTTGCCGAAGGCTACGACGCGGCCGATGCCCAACGGGCTAGCTCGTTTGCGTTGCGCGAAGAACTAAGTGGCGGCGGCTTCGACGATTCGCCTCACCCCGAAGGCACTTACGGCAACCTGATTGCGCGGCTGGTAACGGATGTAGAAAAAGCGGGTGGCACGTTCCACTTCGCTACTGCTGTTCGAGAAATTCGGTGGCAGGCCGGCCACGTTGAGGTTCACACCACCGACGGGCGCAGCTTCCAAGCGGCGCAGGCGCTGCTTACGGTACCGCTCGGCATCTGGCAAGCCCCGGCCGATAGTCCGAGCTATATTCGGATTGCGCCAGAGTTGCCCAAGCACCGGGCAGCGGCGGCTAGTTTGGGCTACGGAGCCGTTATCAAAGTGCTGCTAGAGTTCAAGGACACTTTCTGGCAGCAAGCCTCGCCCCAATTAACGCAACCGATGCCCGATTTGAGCTTTCTGTTTTCGGATGCGCCCTTTCCTACTTGGTGGTCGCAGTTGCCCGACCCGCGCCCCTTGCTCACGGGCTGGCTGGCGGGCCCCGCCGCCACTCGCCTCCGTGCCACCCCCGACGAAACACTGCTTGCACAGGCACTGGACTCATTGGCTAGTCTGCTTGGTACCACGCCTGCGTTTTTGCGCAGTCAGCTTGTGGCACACCGCGTTGTCAATTGGGCTGCTGACCCGTATGCGCTTGGGGCGTATGCTTATACCACTGTGGGGGCCAGCGAAGGACGAGCAACGCTGGCTACTCCGGTTGTCAATACGCTTTTCATTGCCGGGGAAGGTGTATATGATGGGCCCTACATTGGCACTGTGGAAGCCGCTTTTACCAGCGGGGCCGATGCGGCCCACCAAATCCTGAACCCGTAA
- a CDS encoding nuclear transport factor 2 family protein, whose translation METLTIALLVAVNGLLAPPSPKVASHQAAYSSFLISSPQPLTSMEQKAEQTVREFLTAVQKGDQAKFASSLHDNVEWLQPGNNKFSGPKKSKAEVFQMVGGMYEMSANTLALTAVDVMAVNGNRVACLLHWKGAQPPGDVLDVDNIDVYTVENGQITQATVYSADLAQEDRFWGK comes from the coding sequence ATGGAAACACTCACTATCGCGCTGCTGGTGGCTGTAAACGGCCTCCTAGCGCCACCATCTCCCAAGGTTGCTTCTCACCAAGCTGCCTATTCTTCCTTTCTCATTTCTTCACCCCAACCCCTTACCTCCATGGAACAGAAAGCCGAGCAAACCGTCCGCGAATTCCTTACCGCCGTGCAGAAAGGCGACCAAGCGAAATTCGCCTCCTCGCTCCACGACAACGTTGAGTGGCTACAACCCGGCAACAACAAATTTTCGGGTCCTAAAAAGTCGAAAGCAGAAGTGTTTCAGATGGTAGGCGGCATGTACGAAATGTCGGCCAATACGCTGGCGCTTACCGCCGTCGATGTGATGGCCGTGAACGGCAACCGGGTGGCTTGCCTGCTGCACTGGAAAGGCGCCCAGCCTCCCGGCGACGTGCTAGACGTCGATAACATCGATGTATACACCGTGGAAAACGGCCAGATCACCCAAGCCACTGTGTACTCCGCCGACTTGGCGCAGGAAGACCGGTTTTGGGGCAAGTAA